Genomic DNA from Thermobifida alba:
GCAGACGGTCGGCGCGGACCGCGGACTGCCCGACGGCATCTTCCTCACGATCGAGGACTCGGCGTCCCCGCAGGCCGTGCGGCAGGAGCTGCGGGCCCGCTTCCCCTCGGGGTTCGAGCAGGCCCCGTTCCAGCTCCACGACCGCGACGACATCCGCCGGGTCGCCACCGAGCAGTGGGCCGAGCAGAACCGCGCCGGCACCACCGCCGTCGTCCTCATCGGGGTCTTCCTGGTGCTGGGGGCGGCCAACTCCGTCAGCGTCGCCCAGTTCGACCGGAGGAACGAGTTCCGCGGCATGCGCCTGCTGGGGTTCACCTGGCGGCAGATCCACCGCACCGTGACGGCCGAGACCGTCCTCACCGTCACGCTGGCGTTCGGTGTGGCGGTGCTCGTGGTCCTGTGGATCGCCGTCCTGACGGCGCTGCGGTCCGGGGCGGCCGCCCTGTCCCTGCTCCCGCAGCTCCTCCCGGTCGCTTCGGTGGCCGCGCTCGGCGGGGTGGCGCTGCTGCTCTCCACGGTGGGGACGCTGGGCACGGTGCGCGGCATCCGGAGGGGCCGGTGAGCGCGGGGCCGCTTCTCCACGCAACCGGCGCGGCGGAACGCACACGCCACGGGCACGGGTCCCGCCGGTGCGCGGCGGGACGACAGAGAGGCAGGACGAGATGGCACGGCGGAACGGAACCACGGCCGGGGCGGCGGTGCGCCTGGAGTCGCTGTGGAAGGTGTACGGCACAGGCCAGGCCGAGGTGGTGGCGCTGCGGGACGTCACGGTCGACTTCCCCGCCTCCTCCTTCACCGCGGTCATGGGCCCCTCCGGGTCGGGCAAGACCACGCTCCTGCCGTGCGCGGCCGGACTGGCCGAACCCACCAGGGGCTCGGTCAGGCTCGGCGGCACCGACATCGCGGGCCTGCAGGAGAAGGAACTGGCGCTGGTACGGCGGCAGCGGATGGGCTTCGTCTTCCAGTCGTTCAACCTGCTTCCGGCACTGACCGGCCGGGAGAACACGGTGCTGCCGCTGCAGCTGGCCGGCCGCGGCGTGGACCGGGACTGGCTGGAGCTGATCCTGGAGCGGACCGGGATGCGCGAGCACATCGACCGCTATCCGCACGAACTGTCCGGGGGCCAGCAGCAGCGGGTGGCGGTCTGCCGGGCACTGCTGGCCCGTCCCGAGGTGATCTTCGCGGACGAGCCGACCGGGGCGCTGGACAGCCGCACCGGGGAGGAGATCCTCGCGCTGCTGCGGGCCTCGGTGGACGAACTCGACCAGACGGTGGTCATGGTGACCCACGAGCCGGCGGCCGCGGCCTGCGCCGACCGGGTGCTGTTCCTGCGTGACGGCCGCATCGCCGGCACCCTGGAGCAGCCGACCGCCGCATCGCTCAGGGCCCACCTGGACGCGCTGGAACGCGCCCGGTGACCACGCCGCGGGCTCCCGGCCACCGGGCGGCCCGGAAAGCGGGCGGTGCAGAAGCCCGTGCAGGCGCCCGCGACCGCCAGGATGCCCGCCCCCACGGGGCCCCGACCGGCCCCGCACCGGCTCGCTCGGCCCCGTCCCCGGTTTAGGGGAGGAGCGGGAGCGTTCGAGGAGCCCCCGTGCGGTCCGCACCGGCCGGCGGTGGGTGGGGGAGCCGGTCAGCGATCCCCCGTGCTGCACCGAGCCCGCCTCCTCCCCCGAGGCGGGCCGGACGGCGAAGGCGCCGTTGCGCTCCACCGGCTCCACGTGCCGCCACGGGGCCGTGCTGTGGAAGAAGCCGTCGACGACCACGACGCCCCGCTCGTCGAGTCGGACCCGGGAGTACCACCCCGGCGGCCAGAGAGCGGCCGGGAGTCCGCCGAACGTCCCGGAGCCGAGGAACACCTGCCCCGGAGACCGGGCCTCTGTTCCCATCGCGGTCCCGGGAAGAAGCGTGAACAGGGGCGAGAACCACGCCACGGCCTGGCAGACAGGCCTCCGTACGACCACTGCCGCCCCTTCCCGCGCACACGAGAGGGTCCGTTCCCGACGGGCTTCCCCGGGCCGGGGGACAGCCGTACCGGCCCGGGGCCTCCGCGGTTCCCCGAACCCCGCCGCGGCCCCGACCGCCGCGGCCCCCGCGGTGGACGGTCGCACCGCCCCTCCGGCTCGGCAGCGCGACGGCTACCGGCCGCCTCCGCCCGTCTCGGCCACCCGGGCGGCGAAGACCTCGACCGCGTCGAAGCGCACGGAGCGGAGCACGTCGAAGGAGTGCTGCGCCCCCGGCAGCTCCGCGTGGCAGACCGGGGCAGCCGAGACCTGCCGCAGCGCCGAGACGAAGCGGCGGGCGTCCGCCGCGGGCACCAGCGTGTCGTGGTCGCCGTGGACCACGAGGAACGGCGGCGCGCCGGCGTGGACCCGCGCCGTCGGCGAGGTCTCGGCCTCGCTCATCCCGTAGTAGGCGCCGAAGTAGCCGTACAGGCACACGGCGGCGGCCACCGGGGGGCCGGTGTCCGCGGCAGCGGACCGGTGGGCGGGGCTTCTTGGCGGTGAGGGCGAGCAGCGCGGCCGGGTGGGCGCCCGCGGAGCTGCCCGCCACCACCACCGTGTCCCCGTCCGCGCCGTGGACCGCACCGTGTTCGCGCACCCAGGCGACCACCTGCCTGGCGTCGGCCAGGTGCTCGGCGAGGCCCGCCCCGGGACGCAGCCGGTCGTTCGCGCTGACGCACACCCACCCCCGCGCGGCGAACCGGTGGAGCAGGGCACGCGCCTCACGGTCCTTGCCTCCGCCGGTGTACCCGCCGCCGTGCAGGTACACCAGCGCGGGGCGGCCCCCGGGCCGGGAGCGGTGCCGGTAGACGTCGAGCAGGTGGCGTCTGCCCGCGTCCCCGTAGGGGATGTCCGCGATCCGTTCGACTCCGCGGGGCCGCACCGGCAGCGGCACGAGCAGGGTCCGCAGGAGGTCGCGCCGCCGGGGCGCGGGGGTGCGCACGGGCGCGCCGAACCCTTCGGCCAGGGCCCGGTCCAGGACGGGCCTGGCGCGCAGGCCCCGCCGTGCCAGGAGCACGAGTCCCACCGAGGTCGCGGCGGCCAGGGCGACGGCCGCCCAGGCGGCGGGTGAGGCGACGTCGCCCTGGGCGAAGACCAGCGCGGTCGCGGCCGACAGCCAGACCAGCGCGAGGAACGGCTGCTCGTTGAGCAGCAGCCCCGACCAGAAGGCGACGACGGCGAGCACGCGGGGCCGGGACGGCGCGGCCAGGGCGAACCCCGTGCACCACGCGACGAGTGCCACGGTGGCCAGGTAGCCGACGGGCACGCTCACCCGCGCGTCCCGGCTGAAGGGGCCAGGCCGGCCACGAGCACCACGGCGACCACCAGGTGCAGCGCCACCAGCACCGCCAGGGCCGCGGTGCTGGTGGCGCCCAGCGGTCCGAGCAGCGACACCGCGCCCACCGCGACGGCGATCCCCGTCCAGACCCGCCGCGGCCGCCGCAGGAACCGTTCCAACAGCGCGAGCAGCGCCCAGGCCGCCGACGCGGCGGCCAGGCTCGCGACGGCCACCGCACCCGCCCCCACCTGCTGGACCGTCGCGCCGGTGCGGACGGACAGGTCGACCCCGGCCACCACGACCGCCAGCCACCACACCACCAGCGCGGCGGCCGTCGCGGCGACCACCGTCACCCCCCGCCGCACGGCCGTGCCGCCCGTCGCACGCCGCGGTCCCGTGTTCTGCGTCGACATGGGTCCTGCTCCCCTCATCGGAGCCGGACGGACGGTCCGCCCGGCTCCCCCAGCGTCGCCGCGCCGGTGTAAAACCCGCATCGGTCGCGCGGCCAGGCCGCCCCCGACTTTGGTCGGGGGCGGCCCCTCCCCCGGTGGGAGGCGGCGCCGACCGCGCGGGGCTTACCCTTTCCGGGTGACCGACCTGTTCCCCGACGGATCGGGGCCCGTACAGCGACGCGTCCCCCTTCCCGGCGCGCTCGGCGCGGCCGCCGGGGTGGCCGCGCTGGCGGCGCTGGCGGCCTGGGCGCGCCACGCCACCGCTCCCGCCGAGGGCCTGCTGCCGCTCGACCTGGCGCTGGCGGTGCTGGGCGGTCTGGCCGTGCCGCTGCTGCTGCGGTACCCGCTGGCGGGCACGCTCGGGCTCACCGCGGCGGCGACCCTGTCGGTGTCCCTCACCCCGGCGGCTTCGCTGGGCGTGCTCCTGGTCGCGCAGCGGCGCGGTCTGCCGGTCGCGGCCGCGGTGGCCGCGGCGGGCGTCGCGGCGCACGCCGCGCAGGGGGTGTGGCGACCGCACGAGGACGTCTCCCTGGGCTGGTGGCTGGCGCTGGTGGCGGTGGGCTACGGCGCGCTGGTCGGCTGGGGGGTGCTGCTGCGGACCCACCGCGCGCTGGCCTGGGTGCTGCGGGAGCGGGCCCGCCGCGCCGAGGCCGAGCAGGGGCGGCGGGTGGCCGAGGCGCGGATGCTGGAACGCACCCGCCTGGCCCGCGAGATGCACGACGTGCTGGCGCACCGGCTGTCCCTGCTCGCCACCTACGCGGGTGCGCTGGAGTACCGCCCCGACTCGGCGCCGGAGAAGCTGGCGCACGCCGCGGGGGTGGTGCGCGCCGGCGCCCACCAGGCGCTGGAGGAGCTCCGTGAGGTCATCGGCCTGCTGCGGGACTCCGACGGCGCGGCGGGGCCGGCCCCGGTCTGGGCCGATCTGGCCGGGTTGGTCGAGGAGTCCCGCGCCGCCGGGGCGCAGGTGGTGCTCAGCGACAGGACGGTCGAGCCGGAGACGCTGCCCGCCTCGGTGGTCCGCACCGCCTACCGTGTGCTGCAGGAGGGGCTGACCAACGCCCGCAAGCACGCTCCCGGCCAGCCGGTGCGGCTGGTGCTGGAGGGGCGGCCCGGGCAGCACCTGGTGCTGGAGGTGCGCAATCGGCTCGTCGCCGGGGACGTGCCGCAGTCCGTCCCCGGCAGCGGCACCGGCCTGGTCGGCCTGACCGAACGGGTGCGCCTGTGCGGCGGACAGCTGGACCACGGGGCCTTCTCGGGGGAGTTCCGGTTGTGCGCCCGGCTAGCATGGCCTGCGTGAGCCGTCCGCTGCGGGTGCTGATCGTCGACGACGACGCGCTG
This window encodes:
- a CDS encoding prolyl oligopeptidase family serine peptidase, with the protein product MAAAVCLYGYFGAYYGMSEAETSPTARVHAGAPPFLVVHGDHDTLVPAADARRFVSALRQVSAAPVCHAELPGAQHSFDVLRSVRFDAVEVFAARVAETGGGGR
- a CDS encoding DUF6069 family protein, translated to MSTQNTGPRRATGGTAVRRGVTVVAATAAALVVWWLAVVVAGVDLSVRTGATVQQVGAGAVAVASLAAASAAWALLALLERFLRRPRRVWTGIAVAVGAVSLLGPLGATSTAALAVLVALHLVVAVVLVAGLAPSAGTRG
- a CDS encoding sensor histidine kinase, with the translated sequence MTDLFPDGSGPVQRRVPLPGALGAAAGVAALAALAAWARHATAPAEGLLPLDLALAVLGGLAVPLLLRYPLAGTLGLTAAATLSVSLTPAASLGVLLVAQRRGLPVAAAVAAAGVAAHAAQGVWRPHEDVSLGWWLALVAVGYGALVGWGVLLRTHRALAWVLRERARRAEAEQGRRVAEARMLERTRLAREMHDVLAHRLSLLATYAGALEYRPDSAPEKLAHAAGVVRAGAHQALEELREVIGLLRDSDGAAGPAPVWADLAGLVEESRAAGAQVVLSDRTVEPETLPASVVRTAYRVLQEGLTNARKHAPGQPVRLVLEGRPGQHLVLEVRNRLVAGDVPQSVPGSGTGLVGLTERVRLCGGQLDHGAFSGEFRLCARLAWPA
- a CDS encoding ABC transporter ATP-binding protein, with translation MARRNGTTAGAAVRLESLWKVYGTGQAEVVALRDVTVDFPASSFTAVMGPSGSGKTTLLPCAAGLAEPTRGSVRLGGTDIAGLQEKELALVRRQRMGFVFQSFNLLPALTGRENTVLPLQLAGRGVDRDWLELILERTGMREHIDRYPHELSGGQQQRVAVCRALLARPEVIFADEPTGALDSRTGEEILALLRASVDELDQTVVMVTHEPAAAACADRVLFLRDGRIAGTLEQPTAASLRAHLDALERAR